The Enterobacter asburiae genomic sequence AGGCGGTTTCCCTCCCAACGCAGATAAGATAGCTCTCGTCTCCACATGCCCCGGTCAGGGAATACTGGCGCACCGCGCCGCAGGGCAAGTGCACATCAATGTGCGCGCCGGGCTGCCACGCCGGCAGTACGCTCCTGTCTTCAGCCACCAGCCTGACGGCGAGGCTTTTATCGCCCTCGCGCCACAGCCCGTCAACAATTACGCTCAGCATATCGGCCTCCGTCATACGAGGAAAAATTCGCCAAAGCCCATCTTCTTCAGACCCCGACGGTAGGCAATTGAGCTTTTATCGGCGGGAATATGGGCTTCCAGCGTCAGATCCAGCGGCAGACTTTCCGGGCGCTGGGTTTCGACCATCAGGCGATCCTCTTCAAAAATGCGCAGGTTAAAGGCATGCACGTCCTCCACCGGAATATGCAGGTCAAAGTTACGCGCGATAGGGGCGAACATGCGGGTGACGCGCGATGACACGGGCGACGCGGCGTTCATGATCGCCAGTCTCGATTCTCCCGGAAAATGAATCGTCAGGGTGGCGGTAAACGGTAGATGCATTTCAAAATGGCGCAGCCACTGGAACCCTTCCGGCGCCTGCACGGGTGAACTGGCGGGATAGTTGCTCACGGTGCTCCAGTAATCGGCAACAAAACCGAACGGCGTCTCCTGCGGCTGATAGGCGGGCACAAGCTGGTTACTGGGATCGGCAAAGGTATCGGTGTGGATCCAGGCAAAGTGCGCCACGTCCAGAAACCCCTCCACCTGTCGCCCGGCGAAGCCGTTCACCTCAAACGCCGGGCAGTTGATCTGCTGAAATCCGTCGTCATCCCAGTGCGGCATGGTGGGCAGCGGTACAGGATTGTCCGGGTCAAACGCCAGGCAGGTCCAGATCAGGCCGAAGCGTTCCTCAACGGCGTAGTTAATCAGTTTCAGCTTCGCCGGAACGGGCTGGTCGGGGCTGGACGGAATACGGTTGCAGCGCCCGTCCTCCCCAAAGCGGAGGCCGTGGTAGGGGCAGATAATCCCGTGCTCGTCGTGGAAGCCGAGCGTCAGCGGCACGCCGCGGTGCGGGCAGACGTCACGGGCGACCACGACCTGGTCGTTAATCCGGTAAATCACCAGCTGTTCATCCAGCAGGGTCGCCTTGACCGGTGCCGGGCCAACGTCGCAGGCGCGCGCGACCGGGTGCCAGCATTTCGCCAGGCGCAGCCAGTCCTCTGGCTCAAACGTGCAGTGGGCGGGTGGAGTCGGTTCTCTTTTCATCGTTGTCCCTCTTGCGTTCAGCCTAACGGGCCGCCCTGAATGGTCTCGCACAGACCGTTGATGATGCGCTCCCCGGTCTCTTCTTTGAGCTCCTGATACCAGGCCTGCGTCAACGCCATGTCTTTCCCGTGGGTGACGTCGCAGCGTTTACGCGCCTTCAGCACCAGGTCGCGCACCCGGTCGCAGCGCAGCGCTTCGTACTGCCGCAGCGCCAGCGTAATGCTGTGGTTTTCTCGCAGGCACTCCCCCAGCACGACGGCATCTTCCATCGCGGCACAGCCGCCCTGGCCGATGTCCGGCGTGGTGCTGTGCGCGGCATCGCCGAGCAGCGCGACGTTGCCGCGCACCAGGCTGTCGAACGGTTCAATGTCGTGGATTTCAATGCGGTTGGTGGTCTCGGGATCCAGCGCCGCGATAAGCTTCTGCACCGGCGGCGCCCAGCCGCGGAAGTAGCCCGTGAGATCGGCGCGCAGGGTGGTGCGATCCTCCGCCAGGCCTGCGGGCAGCGGCACGTCAAAAAAGAAGTAAAAGCGTCCGCCGGAAACGGGCATCAGCGACACGCGTTTGCCTTCGCCAACGAAGGTGGTCCACTGGTGCGCCGGGGCGATCTCTTCGTCAATCTTCACCAGCCCGTTCCAGTTCACGTACCCGGCGTAGCGGCGCTCCGGGGTGTATCCCAGCACATACGGGCGAACCGCCGAGTGGCTGCCGTCGGCGGCAATCAGAAAATCGCCCACTGCCGTGGTGCCGTCGGTGAAGGTCACGCTCACGCCCGTGTCGTCTTCGCTTACGCGTTCGACGCGCTTGCCGAACTGCACCTTGTCGCGCCCCCAGAAGTCCAGCATTTCGCGCTGAAGTTCAGCGCGCGAGACGGGGCAGGGGCGCCCGCCGGTACGCTCAACCAGCGGGGCAAGGCTGAAGCGGGTCAGGGTCTCGCCGCGCCGGTAATCCTTGTAAGCCATAAAACGCATCGGCCCGCCGTAGGTCTCGATGATGTCGCCCATGCCGAGGTGCTGCATGCATTTCACGCCGTTAGGCCAGATGGAGATGGCCGCCCCGACGGGCCGGATCTCTTTGACGGCTTCAAACACGGTACAGTCGATGCCCGCTTTCTTCAGCGCGACGGCGGCGCTCAGGCCGCCAATACCCGCGCCAATGACGATTGCTCTCATGCTTCTCTCCTTTTGCAGGGTGTAAAGGTATTCAGCAATTTGCGTACCAGGCTGCAGAGTGGCGAAAACGGCGTTGTGAGAGGTGAGTTTGCACTGCTAAGGTGCGCAAACGCGGTGAGCGTGCCTTTTTTTGAATCAAAAATTTCCAGTTGAGCTATACGGAATCGACTGTTTCACGCCCGCGCTCAGAGTGGCGTGGTTTGTGCAACAACCAGGAAGAAGACAATAAAGGAGACACTATGATCGCACTGCACGACTTAAATCATCTTCCCCACGAAAAGGCCTTAGCGCTGATTCACCCCTGCGTGGCGCTCCCCGGCTGGGCCGATGCGCTGGCTCTGGGGCGGCCCTACGCCAGCCGGGACGAATTGTTCAGTACGGCAAACGCGCTGACGCAAGACTGGGACGAAGCGTCGCTGGCGCAGGCCCTGAGCGCCCATCCGCGCATCGGGGAAAAACCCGCAGGTTCACAGGCGGAGGCGGCGCTGTCGCGCCAGGAGCAGGGCGCGGTGAACGATCGCGATGCTGCCCTTGCCCAGGCGCTGCGCGAGGGCAATGCCCGCTACGAGGCCCGCTTCGGACGCGTCTTTCTGATCCGCGCGAAGGGCCGCAGCGGCGAGGAGATTTTACAGGCGCTGCACGCGCGGCTGGAGAACAGCGACGCGCAGGAAGTCCGTGCCGCGCTGGAACAGTTGCGGGAAATTACGCTGCTACGGCTGGAAGGAGTCATTAGCGAATGAGCACACTCAGCACCCATATTCTCGATATCTCGACGGGCAAACCCGCAGAGGGCGTGACGGTTCATCTACAACAGGACGGGAACACGCTGGCCACGGGCGTGACCAACGCCCAGGGGCGCATCGCCGCGTTCGTTCCCTCTCTGCCCGCAGGCCGCTATCGGCTGGTGGCCGAGATCGGCGCGTGGTTTCGCGAAACCGGTCGCGACACGCTCTACCCCTGTGCGCAAATTGATTTTGTGACGGGAGAAGCGGCAGGCGAGCACTTCCACCTGCCGTTTGTGATTGCGCCCGGCGGGTGGTCAACCTACCGCGGCAGTTGACCATACCCGCTCGCCGTTGACCCAGGTCTCGCTGATGTTGCGCTCGTCGCCGAGAGTCATCAGCACAAAAAGCTGCTCGTAGATATCCTGACAGCGGCGATTGCGCAGGCGCTGCAGCGGCGTCACGTCAGGGTCGATCACCACGAAATCCGCCTCTTTGCCGGGCGCGAAATTGCCAATCTTATCGTCGAGCCGGAGGGCGTGCGCGCCGCCCAGCGTGGCGTGATAAAACGCCTCG encodes the following:
- the hpxD gene encoding molybdenum cofactor-independent xanthine hydroxylase subunit HpxD; this encodes MKREPTPPAHCTFEPEDWLRLAKCWHPVARACDVGPAPVKATLLDEQLVIYRINDQVVVARDVCPHRGVPLTLGFHDEHGIICPYHGLRFGEDGRCNRIPSSPDQPVPAKLKLINYAVEERFGLIWTCLAFDPDNPVPLPTMPHWDDDGFQQINCPAFEVNGFAGRQVEGFLDVAHFAWIHTDTFADPSNQLVPAYQPQETPFGFVADYWSTVSNYPASSPVQAPEGFQWLRHFEMHLPFTATLTIHFPGESRLAIMNAASPVSSRVTRMFAPIARNFDLHIPVEDVHAFNLRIFEEDRLMVETQRPESLPLDLTLEAHIPADKSSIAYRRGLKKMGFGEFFLV
- the hpxO gene encoding FAD-dependent urate hydroxylase HpxO; this encodes MRAIVIGAGIGGLSAAVALKKAGIDCTVFEAVKEIRPVGAAISIWPNGVKCMQHLGMGDIIETYGGPMRFMAYKDYRRGETLTRFSLAPLVERTGGRPCPVSRAELQREMLDFWGRDKVQFGKRVERVSEDDTGVSVTFTDGTTAVGDFLIAADGSHSAVRPYVLGYTPERRYAGYVNWNGLVKIDEEIAPAHQWTTFVGEGKRVSLMPVSGGRFYFFFDVPLPAGLAEDRTTLRADLTGYFRGWAPPVQKLIAALDPETTNRIEIHDIEPFDSLVRGNVALLGDAAHSTTPDIGQGGCAAMEDAVVLGECLRENHSITLALRQYEALRCDRVRDLVLKARKRCDVTHGKDMALTQAWYQELKEETGERIINGLCETIQGGPLG
- the uraD gene encoding 2-oxo-4-hydroxy-4-carboxy-5-ureidoimidazoline decarboxylase, encoding MIALHDLNHLPHEKALALIHPCVALPGWADALALGRPYASRDELFSTANALTQDWDEASLAQALSAHPRIGEKPAGSQAEAALSRQEQGAVNDRDAALAQALREGNARYEARFGRVFLIRAKGRSGEEILQALHARLENSDAQEVRAALEQLREITLLRLEGVISE
- the uraH gene encoding hydroxyisourate hydrolase, with product MSTLSTHILDISTGKPAEGVTVHLQQDGNTLATGVTNAQGRIAAFVPSLPAGRYRLVAEIGAWFRETGRDTLYPCAQIDFVTGEAAGEHFHLPFVIAPGGWSTYRGS